The following DNA comes from Vanessa tameamea isolate UH-Manoa-2023 chromosome 23, ilVanTame1 primary haplotype, whole genome shotgun sequence.
ACTTTCATCTTTATGCACATtggtgaataaaatattcaagtcaATTTGAGAACTATCTCTGACAAGCCTTATGCTACATGTTTCACAAACGCTACGTGAGACTTCGAGATATTTCTCCAATTGTAAACATGAATAAATTTGGCTTAACCATAATACTGCGGGAATAAGTTtgcttctttttaaaaaattgtagatttttcaaaaatagaatttaacttaaaaacatatataaaatgaaatatcagtaagaaataataaataatactctaataatattactaaaaatgttttctgtagtgtaaaattattattacgctAAGCACAGAAAGTTATTTTGGCTTATCTACTTCGATTTTCTATGATCCGCATATtcgtacaaatataaaaatatatcactatacaaatataatattacaaataatttgtagtattttttacattaatactaatgtataatagaataaacatataaacatacgtatataaatttatattatttattatacgttttaaattaaaatacaataaaagggGGGGTAAGTTTTTGtttacagatataaaaaaaacatatatgtacatatgctTTTTCGCTTTTACGTCACTAAATTGGCAATCAAATGATTAATTCGCTGCCTCTAATTTTAGTTGCTATGAATTCATATACAGAACTAAGATAATTTTGGATAAAATCCAACTACATTCTGTCGTTCCCGTTCGTGTTCCCGAGACGGTCGTCACTGTCTTCCCTAGATACGGTTGTGTGTATCAACAgtcgtatacatatattacacgGACGATGTTACCGCTCCGATTATCAAACAAGGAGtcgaataaaacaaacaaattcgcAATCACGTGACTGCGGAgtcttgtaataataataaagagtttattttatttaagtgcaACTATTACATTGATATGTTAACTGAGTGATCGATGCACGATAGCGACTAGAACAGCACACGACTTTAGCTTGTAGGTAAGTGTTTGCACGTGTTATAAATGCATTAAGAACctagtttgttaaatttttttatatttatctgaaaATAAGTATCAATTGCGATTATAAGAActaatatttgtgttaatttCAAACGGGgtcttttttataatgtttaatgatgatattaaaaaaaatgtaaccatGTACTATTTTAATACTTGTTAAACATATTGTTTTGTAACGTTAAAGGACAGCTCATTATAAcagtaaatgaaaatatataacttaagtaTTTACCAATATAAGTAATGTGATACTTGCAAATTTCGCTATATATTGCCCTCTctgtgtatgtacatatatataaaaataaatagacaaagGCAGAACAATTCAGTAAATCTTTCTTTGGCGTTTGtcaaaaaatttgttttttttttttattgttcggAATGTAttagcaataatttaattacggaAATAAGTTTAAGATCaaatattcaattatgaaaatattttcaaatttgcaGTAGTTATTATGGTGGGAATTCGACCACTTAGCGAATACTAGTTATGTTGTAATGGTCGCTTTAACATGCAGTGTCATCTAGTGGTAAGTTACAATAAAGTGGATACTATAAAACCTTTACCACCAAAAACACATCTACATATGGTAACTGTAATTGGTCAaaccacttggtggtaggcctttgtgcaagcgtctatgtaggtaccacccacatatagtattatttcctggtaataatacttagtattgttgtgtttcggtttaaaggctGAGTAAGCCGGTCGTGAcgtattggttatgtaagaaatggttaaaatttaatacggcGTCATGTCTATGGGCAGAGGGCACCACTCACCattaggtggtccatttgcctaTCTGGGTACTTATTAGTATTCCatgaaaaagaaattaaagttaattaatacgtcatatataattttaacagatatctatttatctatcttttctttatttataaacgtgCGAAGCTTGGGTGCGTCGCCAGTGTAGATGTAACTAGTTATTTCCAGAGTCGTAGCGATAGAACACTAGTTTTATAGTCGGTTTAGTTGTCGTCGTTTAGTGTCGTTGTTAGTCGGTAaacatctatttattaattattatttattaattaaaataaatatcggattgttaatatttgataacaactggggtattataattatatatatagcgaTTAAGTGATTTCTATATAatagtatagaaaaaaaaacctgtgtagatgttatttatttatctttgttatatatatatatatataatataataaaatatcaatatcaacaTGACTGTatgatcgaaatattatttcaatttacatttagctttcagataaaaaaaaaaccgatcaCATATCCGTGTGATCATTCCAAAGAATTGTGTGTTACaaagtcttatttatttattggaaacgttacaccatcaactttaCACtaatcacttaaaattaatatctgacttgggtaacatacaaagtgatacgtctttaaaggtgtaaacaacattgatgaGTTCgagtttataatatgtatgtttaggTACACTAACTATTTCTCATAGTAATAATACACTACATTAAGGAAATAAttaccttttaataaataaataaacaaatgaagtaTTCGTCACCGTTATCGCTTCAGCTGACGATTTCACTTAATATGAGTACaagtgatattataattatgaaaacataCATGCCCTAGAGAGAAATAGATTAATCTCATAAACTAATAGAATAGCAATCTACTACCACTAGAAAAGGACAAAAGTAGACCGAAAGTTTGATATTTACCTTCAGCATGCTACTGAAGTGAAGTTCTtgtcagaattttttttttttttttatggtatcgataggtggacgagcaaatgggccacctgatggtaagtggtcaccaccacccatagacaatggcgctgtaagaaatattaaccattccttacatcaccaatgcgccaccaaccttgggaactaagatgttatgtcccttgtgcctgtagttacactggctcactcacccttcaaaccggaacacaacaatactgagtattgctgtttggcggtagaatatctgatgagtgggtggtacctacccagacgggcttgcacaaagccctaccaccaagtgaatctACATATTTATGgatttagaattaataaaaaatctattattgaatttaataatttgaatacgtCTTTATTGAATTCATAAGACGTTAAAGCTATATAGTTTTCTCATAGTAaatgaataaagataattttcatatttatttatgtatcgttaaaaatattgcaataaagcACCGGCATATTCACGAAGGGAAGACGGCTATATTGTTACTTCCTTACGACTTCTTGGTGGTTAAGATTCACGAGGAGAAATTGTTAGATCCTTGAAGTATTTTACATAGAAAAACTTTCCATAGGATCTTAAATACTTTGAGAGCTGAAATTATcagaattttaaacaatttattggtCGAATTCGGAAAGTTACAAAGTTTAAATGTGTTCAATTTTTAAGGTATAATGTGTATCCTCAAACCTTTATGGCAAAGTGGTAAAAGCTGACGGtaagaactttattttaagCGTATTGTTTTTTGCCCAGCAGTTAGTATCTATAGGCTGTTTTTATACtactaaatactttaaataatagaatgcgtaaatagttttaatatccATATACTTGTTAATAAGTTTGCTTTGTCATCTTCattgaaaatgatttaatagGTGTTGTTGACATAGTATAGATAATATGGTCAACACGTGGACAGAGTAGTGACAAAGCATATTTTGGTTTGCagttattgtatacatttatatatgaaatgacTTAATGGTGGTTCATTATTACCGAAAGAGGAGGTGCAAATATTTACTAACGTATTTTCCGAGCTGCCTTACGACGTTTTATGGAAATGGGATAAAGATGAAATTCCAGGACGTTCTGAGAACGTAAGAATTTCGAAATGGTTCCCGCAGTCCGATTTACTGAGTgagttcaacattttttttttattaacataaagttATGGTAAGAATAGAAGTATAAACGTTGATATTTTCAGAACATCCTAAGGTGaagctatttataatttataactcaaTGAGGATTACAATCGACAGACGAAGCCCTAACAGCTGGAGTACCTCTTATCGGTGTACCAATGCTTGGAGACCAATGGTTCAATGCCGAACTTtatgttaaacataatataggcttaggaaccttcaagaaaagagcgtactctttcctgaaaggccggcaacgcacctgcaagccccccggtgttgcagatgtccatgggcggtggtagtcactttccatcaggtgagcctcctgctcatttgTCACctctactatataaaaaaaacaaaaaaaaaggcatCAAACTTAATATAGAAATACTCACTGAGGCAGAACTAAAGGAAGCCATAGTaactattattacaaataataggTATGTATCGTAAACAGATTTTTATACagtattctaaattttattatttgaaaatcatattatatagattttttttttaataaaatggttttGATCTGTCTCGTAGAGTTcgagcgtttgcaatgtaaacgcaaaaacgtgtttatttacgacatcacttcagaaacctctaaaattatcagtgtttttctactatattgtgcatgtgcattatacatataatcttttctcttgaatcatctcattatctattataaaaaccgCATCACAACCCATGGTGTaaatttaaagatctaagcatacatagggacagaaagcggtaagcgactttgttttatacaatgtaatgatgatatcaaaacaatatttcatatcCCTTTCGTGAAAACTTGGCTCCGAAATCAATCTCtcactatatatatatgcttaGTACATTTtggttttagataaaaaaaccGGTAACGTTTCCGTAAAATCATGCCAAACAAGTGTGTATTTATGTTTTAGGTAAAACAcgaattaaaaacatacttttcaaataaataaatacacaaatgaaGTATTTGTCACCGTAATCGCTACAGTTGACAATTTCAAAGATTTTCCTGGaagtgatattataattatgaaaacacACATGCCCGCTGTAAAGCCTTACATTAATAATCTAATGGAAGAGAAATCTACTTCAGCTTGAAAAGGATAAAATGCAGATCACGAAATCAAGGTACCAATCTATGTTTATTCAGTAGCATTACTGAAGctactttttgttttatctttatttaattatttagacatTATAGCAATAGAGTTTTCTCACAATAAAGACTAAAGATTTCTCAtaagaaaactaaatatatttgccatatttatttatgtatcgttaaaaatattgcaataaaacacCGGGATACTCACGCAGAGAGGACGGCTATATAGTAACTTCCTTATGGCTTCCTGGCGGTAAAGATTCCCGTGGAAAAATTGTTAGATCCTTGAAGTATTTTACATAGAAAAACTATTCCATTgggtctttaatattttaagagctGAAATGTGaaagtgtgggccacgtcttccaagatgACTGCCTTGAAGTACAgagaagatctgctgatgttaagtaaaaatataaaatataaaacgccaaaatgtattaaagtagaATGTataaaaaggcacgggcaactgtgagcccgtggatgttgttaaattaaattaaaaaaagattcttGTTAATAAGATGTTTTGTCATCTTCATTcatatgtcattttaattcatcactagctggtgcccgcgactccgttcgcgtgatTTTGAGCCTCAAAAGTGGGattattatatggttgacatatctGTGTATCTTTGAGTCTGTCATGGCATTGTAGTTCCCAATAAGTatccatatataatatacatacataatcagcctgtaaatttcccactgctgggctaaggcctcctctcccgttgaggagaaggtacggagcatattccaccacgctgctccaatgcgggttggtggaatacacatgtggcacaatttcgttgaaattagacacatgcaggtttcctcacgatgttttccttcactgccgagcacgaaatgaattataagcacaatttaagcacatgaaaattcagtggtgcctgcctgggtttgaacccgaaatcatcggttaagatgcacgcgttctaaccactgggccatctcggctctccgtataatataataagtatccGTCTAACTgcataatgtatattacaaaatattacacgtAATATCCCCGACGCGATGACGACGCTTAatttttacagtttattttttgtggcggggatttattttattctcaaatatcttccatGTACAGCTTTCGATCAcctacgattttattatatgtataaatatagatagatatagaagAAGACTAAACTAAATGTTCACACATTTTTCTGACAAACAAAGTAAAAATTCAGAAAGCCAATTCACCGACTAAACTAATTATTGAAAGCGCAGATTTTTAagaaacaacataataataaagtatgtcTAATTAACTATCAGAGTtaacgaaaataaaacttacataaaaGATTTTCAGTATAACACATAGCAACCAAACtaactgataaatattacatcaaCACCGTCTAGAGatattttgtacaaagttcTTAAACTCAAAAAATCCTGGTcagttttaaaatcttttaatgaAAGACTACTTTGTAAACCTTTTTGGacgattctaaatttgaatttgaaaaaaataaataaaaacaacatatttacGCGGCATAGTGGTAGCGAAATCCGAAAGTTTCGTTTACGTACAGTAATATTGAGATGTTTTTTTGTgtcaaatttaagttttatagtaAGTTATCGATTAATTTCGAGTTAAACCTATTGTGTGCATCACGCAGCGGCGCCATTTAACGAGATAAGAAATGCTAAGGCCAGTAGGTATGCTCCAATATTTTTACGATAAGATCGTATTAAcctatcttattaaatatattacggagACACAATACattggtttttaataatattattgtaatatgagTGCACACGCTTACAGTCATTCGTATTGGCTAGGTCGTGACTGAAAAGACCAGTATAAGTTAAACCCTATTTCATATGTTCGACTACATTGCTAGAAGCTCAATTTACATTGGTCACCGAAATTAGcagtttttttaactttgtgtTCACATTAACTGCCAATTATAACCGTTTTACAGAGTATAGTTAACCAAAGTTTCAATCAAATCAACATGACgacaattttgtaataaatattttgatgtatttttttttttaattaacatatcatttttatatgtgaactgattttaataaaataaatcctataTGTTACCCCGAGATAACTACAGTAtattagtgaaaaccgcattCAAATCGGTAAAGCCGTttccgagattagcggtaacgaacgaacagataaacagacaaatagacaaaaattctaaaaatcacatttttatGATCTATTGCGTTAATAAATACCCCCAGTagttttctcaaatatcttctatGTACAGATTTTGATcagttatgattttattatatgttaagatATTGATTGAATGATTTAACAATTGTTGTTAGTATAGTACAAATAGTATGGTCAACAAAGTGGACAAACAAATGATAcagcatattttgatttgcaGTTATTgtacacatttatatatataacatacataaaatacataatcagcctgtaaatttcccactgctgggctaaggcctcctctcccgttgaggagaaagtatggagcatattccaccacgctgctccaatgcgtgttggtggaatacacatttggcagaattttgtcgaaattagacacatgcaggtttcctcacgatgttttccttcaccgccgagcacgagatgaattataaacaaattaagcacatgtaaattcagtggtgcctgcctgggtttgaacccgaaatcatcggttaagatgcacgcgttctaaccactgggccatctcggcgctCATTTATATACGTAATTACTTAATGGCGGTTTATTATAtccataaaaacaaataagttcCTGAACAGAATCTGTGTAAGCATATTTTATCAATCCAAGCATGACAAAGCAAGGTCATTTCGAAATTGCCATAATCTCTGTAACTCGTTAAAGTTAATGTgtcattataattatcttatgtCACCGCTTATATTACTTATCAATAAACagaaaaagtttatatagatataaagttGTTTTATCGACTAGTTCACGGCGATAAATCAAATATGTCAAACGTACTGACGGTGTTACTGGTGCTTTTATTTGCAAAATGCGAGTGCGCGAAAATATTGGCAGTTTTTCCAACTCCCTCTATCAGCCATCAAGTAGTGTTTCGTCCCCTAGTGCATGAATTAGCAAGACGTGGACACGATGTGACAGTGATAACAACAGATCCAGCTTTTCCAAAAGGAAAGAGTCCTCAAAACCTAACCGAAATAGATGTTCATGATGTATCTTATAACATGTGGACCAATTTCTTAAAGACGGATAAAGGAAACGGTGATAATTTTTACGCACAACtgagatttatttttgaattaatggCCGAAGTTTTCGAAGAGCAAATGAAAACAGCCGATGTCCAGAAACTTATTaatgataagaaaaataaatttgatttactgTTTATAGAATCATGTGCAAGACCAGCTCTaggttttacttatttatacaaaGTGCCAGTTATAGCAATAAGTTCGCTCGGTGCTATATACGAAACCTTCGATGAGTCAGGAGCTGCAACCAATCCTCTCTTATATCCTATAGCTACTCGCCAACGACTTAATAATTTAACGTTGTGGGAAAAAATTCAAGAATTATATACAGAATTTAAGGGACAATATATATACACTGATCTTATAAGTTCAGAAGACAAAATGTTACAGAAAATATTTGGTTCGAGCATTCCAAGTGTTACAGAATTAAGAAAGAATATACAAATGCTATTTTTAAACGTACATCCGATATGGGATTTCAATCGTCCTGTACCACCGAATGTAGTTTATTTAGGTGGATTACACCAAAATCCTGCTAAACAATTACCACAGGTATAACTAAAGTACTTATGAATTTTATGGCaaagttgatttttttacattcataatcctaaacataatcagcctgtaaatttcccactgctgggctaaggctcctctcccgttgaggagaaggtatggagcatattccaccacgctgctccaatgcgggttggtggaatacacatgtagcagaatttcgttgaaattagacacatgcaggtttcctcacgatgttttccttcaccgccgagcacgagatgaattataaacaaagtaagcacatgtaaattcagtggtgcctgtctgggtttgaacccgaaatcatcggttaagatgcacgctttctaaccactgggccatctcggctttttacaTTCAGTGTAAGCTTATCGTGTTTaggcatatatgtatatcattgttttatttaaattcatcgtCATCTTATCTTTATAGCTTTTACGAtagccttttttttttcttttgtgtattccgacgtataaatattttaataacaacgaACACCCAAACTGCAACTAGtttttatacacaatatttGCTCGAGAAAGAATTTAGGAATAATGAATTATAccgatatcattaaaatattttacctgtaATGTTTTCTGTTATTAACtgataaataacttatttactgGAATCTAGTACTTTCTTATCATTCAtaagttcatatatttttaacttctttACTTAACATAAtgtatgtttatctttttttaggATCTCAAATCTTATCTTGACTCTTCCAAGAATGGTGTAATATACATGAGCTTTGGTACAAACGTCAAACCCTCATTATTACCGAAAGAGAAGatgcaaatatttacaaatgtattttccgAGCTGCCTTACGACGTTTTATGGAAATGGGATAAAGATGAAATTCCAGGACGTTCTAAGAACGTAAGAATCTCTAAATGGTTCCCGCAGTCCGATTTACTCAGTaagttcaatattttattttattgacataaagtcatgacaacaattttaatttgaatgttgaTATTTTCAGAACATCCTAAAGTTAAGCTTTTCATAACTCAAGGAGGTTTACAATCGACAGATGAAGCCCTAACAGCTGGAGTACCTCTAATCGGTGTACCAATGCTTGGAGACCAATGGTTCAATGTCGAACTTTATGTCAAACATAATATAGGCATGAAACTCGATATAGAAACACTCACTGAGGAAAAACTAAAGGAAGCCATAGaaacaattattacaaataaaaggtatgtatgtataatagaCGGATTTctgttcatattaaattttattatgctaaaatcttattatatagattattaaatctgatattttttagtttttttttgttgatagaatccttttatttttagttttcgtGAAAATGTTGTAAAACTAAGAAACACCATGCGAGATCAACCACTATCACCATTAGAACGCGCCGTGTGGTGGACGGAGCACGTCTTAAGACATAAGGGCGCCACACACCTACATTCACCAGCAGCTCACATGCATTGGACCCAATACTATGCTATGGATttagtactatttattttaggtgcttttttaattttattgttaatactgACGTTTATAATACGTATAGTTTTAtcaagattaaataatattcggattaaaacaaaaaaaaattaaatggacATTTTCAATATGATGGACTTTtactggtataagttttatgtttggAAGAATTTAACGCAAACGTGAAGTAACTTCTCAATATCTGGCTATCGCGTGCAGATACATTACGAAGCACTCATGTAGGATAAACGTATAATTATCCTAATGTTCAATGACATTACTGCTGGGTCCCCAAGGTGCTCGTCAAATCTGCTAGTCTGGC
Coding sequences within:
- the LOC113401904 gene encoding UDP-glucosyltransferase 2-like isoform X1, coding for MSNVLTVLLVLLFAKCECAKILAVFPTPSISHQVVFRPLVHELARRGHDVTVITTDPAFPKGKSPQNLTEIDVHDVSYNMWTNFLKTDKGNGDNFYAQLRFIFELMAEVFEEQMKTADVQKLINDKKNKFDLLFIESCARPALGFTYLYKVPVIAISSLGAIYETFDESGAATNPLLYPIATRQRLNNLTLWEKIQELYTEFKGQYIYTDLISSEDKMLQKIFGSSIPSVTELRKNIQMLFLNVHPIWDFNRPVPPNVVYLGGLHQNPAKQLPQDLKSYLDSSKNGVIYMSFGTNVKPSLLPKEKMQIFTNVFSELPYDVLWKWDKDEIPGRSKNVRISKWFPQSDLLKHPKVKLFITQGGLQSTDEALTAGVPLIGVPMLGDQWFNVELYVKHNIGMKLDIETLTEEKLKEAIETIITNKSFRENVVKLRNTMRDQPLSPLERAVWWTEHVLRHKGATHLHSPAAHMHWTQYYAMDLVLFILGAFLILLLILTFIIRIVLSRLNNIRIKTKKN
- the LOC113401904 gene encoding UDP-glycosyltransferase UGT5-like isoform X2, translated to MLFLNVNPIWVDNQPVPTNVVYMGEIHVTEPKELPQDLKSYLDSSKNGVIYMSFGTNVKPSLLPKEKMQIFTNVFSELPYDVLWKWDKDEIPGRSKNVRISKWFPQSDLLKHPKVKLFITQGGLQSTDEALTAGVPLIGVPMLGDQWFNVELYVKHNIGMKLDIETLTEEKLKEAIETIITNKSFRENVVKLRNTMRDQPLSPLERAVWWTEHVLRHKGATHLHSPAAHMHWTQYYAMDLVLFILGAFLILLLILTFIIRIVLSRLNNIRIKTKKN